The DNA window TAATCTACAATAAAATCTCACGACCTAATTATCATGCATATAGTTGAATCTTAAGAAGGGTCGTTTATACCTCCTAAGCTTAGGGtgttacaatttttttcatttacgAGCATTTCCACACATGAATatgttgagatataatatttagagaatatattagttatggaatatatcttagatattatatctcaatattctttgatttgatttgtagtatattttattttattttcaatatttaattagtttatattttccttagGGGTGGGTatgtagtatattttattttatttttaatatttaattagtttatattttcttaagcGTAATtattagttggtagcttgtatcATATCTAAAAgttatgaatattaatgagAATATACaccgatcccaattctatttctcattctcaacagaatataataaatttcaacacCCTCTTAAGTTTAAAGAGATGAGTTATTTTAACCCcaaatagataaataatttatgtccatatactaataaaaaaaattaaatcttttttaaatttcatgatatttatgttattttttaaaaattggtatCTTTCAAACATGctattaattatctaaaacttagatattttttatataaataaaaagtttaaagatatttttattaacttaatttaattataatttcaaaaacgGATCATCCTAATTAataggaaggaaaaaaaaaaactaaatattctaaaattgggttaagaaacaaaatgcaAGCAAAATAAGCGGAAGAATCGGGCATCCtcctatttttaatttttaacctccaaaaaaaaaagctttatttattaacaattttccAAGAGCTTCCTTCAACGCCATccctccaaaaaaaattaaaaaataataataaataaataaataaataaaagagacgaaaaaagaaataaattaaaaaaaacaaaaaacaacagTAGCCATGAAATTTATCTCAGCCATTGTGGTTGTTCTCTGCCTGTGCATGGCGGCAAAGCGCCACGACGCCACCCGCCCCGTGGAGGAAGGGATGGCCCTAATTGAGGAAATGTGTAGCCAAACCAAACACAAGGAGCTGTGCGTGGACTCCCTGACCTCGGACCCCAACAGCTACCCGGCGGACAAGACGGGGCTAGCCCTGGTGGCCCTCCGCTTCGCCTCCTCCAACGCCTCGGACATCTCGGAGAGCATCAAGGTGATGTTCAATGACTCGACCCTGGCCAAGCCGATGGTGCAGGAGGCTCTCCTGGACTGCCTCGATGAGTACCTAGACGCGTCCCAACAGCTGGACGACTCCATTGCGGCGCTGACGGTGAAGGCGTATGGGGACCTGGAGAAATGGGTGAATATAGCCATGACGGATGTCCGCACGTGTGGGACGGAGTTGGGCAGCGAGCGCCCACCGCTGCTGACGGAGAGGAATGACGTGTTTATTAAGCTCTGTGAAATTGCCCTGACCATTTCCAAGATTGCGCAGGGTGAAGGGAActgattataataataataataataataataattattattattattattattcaaatcgCTGGCTAAGCCATTTTTATTGTGGTTAAGCTTAGAGGGAGATGTTTATATGTTTcatcaaaactttaaataagcttttgaaacataaaaaaaacctGTTTTGTGGGTAATTGCCATCTCATGTTCTTATGCCTTTTGGgtctttttctaataaaaatttatatgctTCATCGAACTCAACATTTCAATTTATATCTCATCCTTAACGAAAACAATGAAATAACGAAAATGACGAGCCTAAttctaattgttttgtttcgCATGGGACGATTTGTCCTATTCAAATATAAACATTGAATTCTCTTTCGGGTACAGAAGGCAATATAAACATTGAATTCTCTTTCGGGTACAGAAGGCCCTGAGCTGAAATGTCAATAGCTATTATTGAATTCACCCTTAGCCCATTTTTAGAATGTCGTCCAGTGtcaaatctttaaaatgaACTATCTGATGTAATTTATCTAATGGGTTATACACATATCGAAATTGGTATGACATGAGTGAAATAGTTATATATCCTAAAATTGTGATCTGGGCTGTAGCATAATCTCGAGGGTCATGAGCCATAACTTAATTTACATGAGCCATAACTTAGTTTAGAAGAACaagtttgaaggaaaattgtGGACAATTGCtctcaaatttggaagaaatttgtGAGTAAGAAACACAGTTGCAATTGGGAGCTCGACTCAACTTGgaatggtttttttttgtttttgttttttttgtttttttttttgtgtcaGCTTTTGATCTGTGTTTTACAGAGAAGCATGTAAggtagagaagaagaaaacatggAAATGCAGATGCTTCTGCATGTGGTGGGAGAGAGTAACCATTATTTGATGCACATGGAAATGGAAGCCCCCTCCCCTCTTTCTAACAAAAACATCCACTTTTTCTCACCATTTCATCTTTGAATTCAAACccatcttccttttctttgtccTCTATATAATTCCCGACCTCTCTATGATCTTGTTCGTTCTTCgattcttgttgttttttcgttttttaaaattaaattgttcaAGTTGATAAGATAAGATACAAATCATCCCTGCACCTAAACTAATCTTAAGTTCATCTAAAAGATCTGGTGGTGCCTACCCTCGTGGGCACGTTCCTCTTAGGGTCGGTCTAGCCTTGAGTCTATAGGCTACCTCTCCTATCCCCTTCTCTACCAGGTCGACTAAGTCTTTTTGGATCGCACATCAGAAACAATTCTCTTGAGGTTGAATTGAAAAGTCCAAAGTATGCATCAGTGGTCGTTAATACTTGAAGTTGCTAAATAAATCGAAACTCGATCCGAATAGTTCATGTCGGATATATATGAATAGATATCGAAGATGGGTTGAGCTACAATGTGTTGGATATGTCATACAAAAAAGGGATGGGAAGATTTTGGTAATGTTGGAGTGATTTTATGGGCATCACCCAACCATTTTGTGATTTAGTCTATGAACTCAAAGATCTTCAATATCATCCACAGCTCTtagtttattcaaattttttttaaaaaaaattacatctTTTTGTTGTTAATGCACTGGCATAAACATGAACTTCATGATCACTCTTAACTGACCCAAAAGATAAACGTTTTTCTTTGTACCTTTTTGCTCTATAAATACTCCTTCATAGCTACCATCATTTGCACCTCAACCAAACATGCCTCATTCTCCTCTCTCATTCAAACTTATTACCTTTTTTCACCTTCTTCTCACCCTTTCGGGTGCCTCTCTCGCCGCGGTCGGCCACCATCGTCGCCCTCGTTTTAGCCCTCATAACTATAGAGACGCGCTCGCCAAATCTATCCTCTTCTTCCAAGGCCAGAGGTCCGGGAAGCTCCCTCCAAGCCAGAAGATGGCTTGGAGGAAAGACTCCGGTTTATTTGATGGCTCAACAATGAACGTAAGTCGAATCATTTGATCTAATATCATGTTAAATCATCGTAAAATCTAAAAACTTGAGCGGATATTTACGACGACAATAACAGGTTGATTTGGTTGGTGGGTACTATGATGCTGGGGATAATGTGAAGTTTGGGTTTCCTATGGCTTTTAGTACCACCATGCTTTCATGGAGTGTGGTTGAGTTTGGTGGGGTTATGAGAGATGAACTCAATAATGCTAAAGAAGCTATTCGTTGGGCCACTGACTATCTCCTCAAAGCCACTGCTCTTCCGGACACTGTTTTTGTTCAGGTCGGTGtgaaataatatcatattattgtggaaATATGAACAaggttgattttgatttcgGGTCATTTTGCAGGTGGGGGATGCTAACAAGGACCATGCTTGTTGGGAGAGGCCAGAAGACATGGACACACCAAGAACAGTGTTGAAAATAGACAGGAACTCCCCTGGTTCTGATGTGGCAGCTGAAACTGCAGCTGCTCTTGCTTCTGCTTCAATAGTGTTCAGAACATCCGATCCCTCCTACTCCAAGCTGTTGATTAAAAGAGCCATAAGGGTAAAGAAAACCAACAATTTTGATCcccagacacgttttaaaatcttttatgggaagcccgagagggaaagcctaaagaggataatatctgttagtggtgaactggactcttacaaatggtatcagagtcagacatcgggcgatgtgctagcgaggagacTGAGTcttgaagggggtagacactaGGCGgggtgccagcgaggacgctggggcctaaagggagtggattgtgagaccccacatcggttgtagaggggaacaaaacattctttataaggatgtggaaacctctccctagcagacgcgttttaaaaactttgagaggaagtccgaaagagaaagtccaaagaggacaatatctgctagtagtggccttcactattacaaatggtatcagagccagacacatgacgatgtgtcagcaaggggattgagccccgaaggggtagacactaggcggtgtggcAGCAAGGACGCTTGCCccgaatggggtggattgtgagatctcacatccgttcaggagaatgaagcattctttagNTTGGAGAGGGgcacaaagcattctttacaagggcgtggaaaccttttcctagcagacatgttttaaaaactNagcccgaaagggaaagcccaaagaggacaatatctactagtggtgggcttgagtcgttacaagAACCGTACTAAACGACCTTAATTGGTGTTTGATTTGAACATAGGTGTTCGAGTTTGGTGATAAGTACAGAGGATCCTACAGCAATGGACTCAAAGATTTCGTCTGCCCTTTCTACTGCTCTTTCTCTGGTTATCAAGTAAATTATCACCATGGAactgaatttttttatgaagaattgagaatgaaggaagaagattagatgattatttgtttgtttgtttgagaaTGGCAGGATGAGCTGCTGTGGGGCGCTGCTTGGCTACACAGAGCTACAAAGAATGGTAGCTACTTGAATTACATTCAAGAGAATGGGCAGATTCTTGGAGGTGGAGAGCTTGACAACACTTTTGGTTGGGATAATAAGCATGTTGGAGCAAGAATTCTTCTTTCCAAGGTTAGGTTCTTGTATTAAATAGGTCATCCAACTTTCAATCTCTAtcgatatttttaaaactaacgaattttgtttcttttacaGGCTTTCTTAATCCAAAATGTGAAGTCTCTTCGTGATTATAAAGGACATTCTGATAATTTTATATGTTCTCTTGTACCGGGCGCTCCTTTCTCCTCTGCTCAATACACCCCAGGTCTCTcttcgttttattttattttagtttatgtatttttttaatattaaaattcatttccacattggttggagagggaatgaaacatttctcgtaagggtatagaaacctctccttagtagacgcatttaaaaatcgtgagctGACTACGATACATAACGAACAAAAATGGGCAACATTATTAACTATGAGCTTGTTTCTGAAAGAGTTCGAGTTAGTTCGAGTTAGTTGATCTATGATTTACGTTGcgtctttcatttttttagaaaataaggATTTTTTTCGATTGAGTAATAGAGTGGAATGAATATGAATGTAGGAGGTCTTTTATATAAAATGGGTGACAGCAACATGCAGTATGTGACCTCAACCTCATTTCTACTCTTAACCTATGCCAAGTACCTAACCTCTGCTCACACAACCGCCCACTGCGCCGGCCGCACCATCACACCCAATGCTCTACGAGCCATTGCCCAGAAACAGGTTCCtattcttcaattattttcttttaattttttaattttactttttcaaaatttcaaatcatttttggGTTCTGCTTGTAGATCGATTACCTGCTGGGAGAGAATCCATTGAAGATGTCATACATGGTCGGATATGGCGGCCGCTACCCGCAGAGAATCCACCACAGAGGCTCGTCGCTGCCGTCGATTGCAGAGCATCCAGCCAAGATCGACTGCTCCTCCGGCTTCTCCGCCATGGATTCCAATTCCCCCAACCCTAACGTGCTCGTCGGCGCGGTGGTCGGAGGGCCAGATCAGAACGACGGGTTTCCAGATGAGCGATCGGATTACGAGCAATCCGAACCGTCCACTTACATTAATGCCCCGCTGGTCGGTTCTTTAGCCTATTTTGCGCACTCCTTTGGGCAGCTCTAGGCCTCTGCTTTTGCTGGGAAATGTTCACAATCATAATGCTaccaaaaccctaaactaACGGTTTAAATCCGAATATAACCGTAATAACTACTACTTTAtatggttaaattttttaattttccgaATTAACTAAGGTGTGCGCgtctttataataattttttagaatttgagaaaaattCCAAACTTACCcctacatttaattttaaaaaaaaaaaaaaaaaaaaaaaactaaaattcaaaatctctccatctttctaaaattttaaaaatatatattaattatgaacttttaaaacataaattttgggtttaaGACGGATTAGATATTTCAAGTATAACTCATGTTTTAAAGACGAGTACGACTTACAATTTGCGTGATTTCacttaaaatagaaaaacgcATTAAAAATTGGTTAAGCCTTATAAGAGTTTGGCTACGTAGTCGATGAACCCAAAATCTGACTAGATGTTCTGAAGGACTagtaaagagaaaaaatgagtTACTTAAGACCAAGCAcgtataaaatattttagattacTATATCATATATTAGTTTCATATTGTATGATTCCAGTTCCcgagagaattaaaaaaagttatgttatattttcttcttatatTTAGAAGCGTGAACATCTAGCAGGTTTGCCCGAGAGGTTAAGGGGGA is part of the Cucurbita pepo subsp. pepo cultivar mu-cu-16 chromosome LG03, ASM280686v2, whole genome shotgun sequence genome and encodes:
- the LOC111791607 gene encoding pectinesterase inhibitor-like, whose protein sequence is MRGNQSGAIVVVLCLCMAAKRHDATRPVEEGMALIEEMCSQTKHKELCVDSLTSDPNSYPADKTGLALVALRFASSNASDISESIKVMFNDSTLAKPMVQEALLDCLDEYLDASQQLDDSIAALTVKAYGDLEKWVNIAMTDVRTCGTELGSERPPLLTERNDVFIKLCEIALTISKIAQGEGN
- the LOC111791173 gene encoding endoglucanase 17-like, which codes for MPHSPLSFKLITFFHLLLTLSGASLAAVGHHRRPRFSPHNYRDALAKSILFFQGQRSGKLPPSQKMAWRKDSGLFDGSTMNVDLVGGYYDAGDNVKFGFPMAFSTTMLSWSVVEFGGVMRDELNNAKEAIRWATDYLLKATALPDTVFVQVGDANKDHACWERPEDMDTPRTVLKIDRNSPGSDVAAETAAALASASIVFRTSDPSYSKLLIKRAIRVFEFGDKYRGSYSNGLKDFVCPFYCSFSGYQDELLWGAAWLHRATKNGSYLNYIQENGQILGGGELDNTFGWDNKHVGARILLSKAFLIQNVKSLRDYKGHSDNFICSLVPGAPFSSAQYTPGGLLYKMGDSNMQYVTSTSFLLLTYAKYLTSAHTTAHCAGRTITPNALRAIAQKQIDYLLGENPLKMSYMVGYGGRYPQRIHHRGSSLPSIAEHPAKIDCSSGFSAMDSNSPNPNVLVGAVVGGPDQNDGFPDERSDYEQSEPSTYINAPLVGSLAYFAHSFGQL